Proteins found in one Pseudomonas mosselii genomic segment:
- the hpaD gene encoding 3,4-dihydroxyphenylacetate 2,3-dioxygenase, giving the protein MGKLALAAKITHVPSMYLSELPGPRQGFRQAAIDGHHEIGRRCRELGVDTIVVFDTHWLVNANYHINCAAHFEGLYTSNELPHFIANMNYGFPGNPELGRILAQECNRLGVETMAHDATTLAPEYGTLVPMRYMNADRHFKVISVSALCTSHYLNDSARLGWAMRKAVEDHYDGTVAFLASGSLSHRFAQNGQAPDFATKVWSPFLETLDHRVVRMWQDGDWADFCAMLPEYAVKGHGEGFMHDTAMLLGALGWSRYDGKAEVVTPYFGSSGTGQINAIFPVTPQDGSAIPAAQASNPAGITSTSRL; this is encoded by the coding sequence ATGGGCAAACTCGCTCTCGCCGCCAAGATCACCCATGTGCCCTCGATGTACCTGTCCGAACTGCCCGGCCCGCGCCAGGGCTTTCGCCAGGCGGCCATCGACGGGCACCACGAGATCGGCCGGCGCTGCCGCGAACTGGGCGTGGACACCATCGTCGTGTTCGACACCCACTGGCTGGTCAACGCCAACTACCACATCAACTGCGCCGCGCACTTCGAAGGCCTGTACACCAGCAACGAACTGCCGCACTTCATCGCCAACATGAACTACGGCTTCCCCGGCAACCCCGAGCTGGGGCGAATCCTCGCGCAAGAATGCAATCGACTGGGCGTGGAGACCATGGCCCACGACGCCACCACCCTGGCCCCGGAATACGGCACCCTGGTGCCGATGCGCTACATGAACGCCGACCGCCACTTCAAGGTGATCTCGGTCTCGGCCCTGTGCACCTCGCACTACCTCAACGACAGCGCGCGCCTGGGCTGGGCCATGCGCAAGGCGGTCGAGGACCACTACGACGGCACCGTGGCTTTCCTCGCCAGCGGCTCGCTGTCACACCGTTTTGCCCAGAACGGCCAGGCCCCGGACTTTGCCACCAAGGTCTGGAGCCCGTTCCTGGAAACCCTCGACCACCGCGTGGTGCGCATGTGGCAGGACGGCGACTGGGCGGACTTCTGCGCGATGCTGCCCGAGTATGCGGTCAAGGGCCATGGCGAAGGCTTCATGCACGACACTGCCATGTTGCTCGGTGCGCTCGGCTGGTCGCGATACGACGGCAAGGCCGAGGTGGTGACACCGTACTTCGGTTCTTCCGGTACCGGCCAGATCAACGCGATCTTCCCGGTCACCCCGCAGGACGGCAGCGCGATCCCCGCAGCCCAGGCCTCGAACCCGGCTGGGATCACCTCCACCAGCCGCCTGTAA